A single window of Enoplosus armatus isolate fEnoArm2 chromosome 22, fEnoArm2.hap1, whole genome shotgun sequence DNA harbors:
- the creld2 gene encoding cysteine-rich with EGF-like domain protein 2 yields MLSTGPELRLTLMRLLSCVTLVLLLQVTDAKRDLKSACSTCRQITDNFNKGFDRTAKQNFGGGNTAWEERKLSKYETSEIRLMEIVEGLCDSSSFECNRMLEEHEDHFETWWFKRKTKHPDLHKWFCIEAIKVCCPKGTFGPDCNSCVGGSNRPCHGNGMCDGDGTRGGNGNCSCDHGYKGEFCLDCIDGHFNEVRNDTFSLCTECHSSCKTCTGATNQDCDECKEGWEEDDQEACVDVNECSKDSSPCEEDEYCLNTEGSYSCKACDKVCSGCTEAGPDKCQACASGYQDTGGTCTDIDECSQPESVCTEEHQECVNNKGSYVCICSSGYEEQDGECVQMLQPEKEEVTEAFETTTSPHREL; encoded by the exons ATGCTGTCCACCGGTCCAGAGCTGCGGCTAACGTTAATGCGGCTATTGTCTTGTGTAACTCTTGTTTTACTTCTTCAAGTCACCGACGCCAAAAGGGATTTAAAGAGCGCCTGTTCGACCTGTCGGCAAATTACTGATAACTTCAACAAG gGCTTTGACAGAACAGCCAAGCAGAACTTTGGCGGAGGCAACACAGCctgggaggagagaaaactgtCTAAATATGAGACGAG CGAGATCCGTCTGATGGAGATCGTGGAGGGgctgtgtgacagcagcagctttgaGTGCAACCGCATGCTGGAGGAGCACGAAGACCATTTTGAAACTTGGTGGTTCAAGAG gaaaacaaaacatcctgaTCTGCATAAATGGTTCTGCATTGAAGCCATCAAAGTGTGCTGTCCAAAGGGAACATTTGGACCAGACTGCAACT cCTGCGTTGGGGGCTCCAACAGACCTTGTCATGGAAACGGAATGTGTGATGGCGACGGGACTCGCGGAGGCAATGGAAATTGCAGCTGTGACCACGGTTATAAGGGGGAGTTCTGCCTGGACTGCATCGACGGCCACTTCAACGAAGTGAGGAACgacactttctctctgtgcacag AGTGCCACTCCTCCTGCAAAACCTGCACCGGAGCAACCAATCAGGACTGTGATGAGTGCAAGGAAGGCTGGGAGGAGGATGACCAGGAAGCTTGTGTTG ATGTAAACGAGTGCTCCAAAGACTCCTCTCCATGTGAAGAAGATGAATACTGCCTTAACACAGAAGGCTCCTACTCCTGCAAGG CCTGTGACAAAGTGTGCTCCGGCTGCACTGAAGCCGGTCCTGATAAGTGCCAGGCCTGTGCCAGCGGGTACCAAGACACAGGGGGCACCTGCACAG ATATAGACGAGTGTTCCCAGCCGGAGTCAGTATGCACTGAGGAGCACCAGGAGTGTGTCAACAACAAAGGAAGCTATGTGTGCATCTGCTCAAGTGGCTATGAGGAGCAAGATGGCGAGTGTGTCCAAATGCTACAGCCAG AAAAAGAGGAGGTGACGGAAGCATTCGAGACGACCACAAGTCCGCACAGGGAGCTTTGA